A window of Microcystis aeruginosa FD4 contains these coding sequences:
- a CDS encoding P-type ATPase, which produces MPLDGEIIKGNSQVNTSALTGESVPRTVIIGK; this is translated from the coding sequence ATACCTTTAGATGGTGAAATTATTAAAGGAAATTCTCAAGTTAACACCTCAGCATTAACAGGAGAATCAGTACCACGCACTGTTATAATAGGAAAATAG